Within Herpetosiphonaceae bacterium, the genomic segment TGGCGCGGCGCTGAGCCGTAGGTCCGCACCACCGTCGCCACCGCCAGCGGCTCGCCCCGCTCCCGGCACTCGTCGATCAGCGGCAACACATCCTGGATCATACTGTTTTATCCTGAAGTCTGGGCCGAGCGCACCGCGTCCGCAAGTTGCTCGGCGACTCGCCCCGCGGTGGCGTGCTTCATCGGCTCGGCGACGGCCTCACGTTCGGGAGCGGCGTGATCCTTGTGGTAGCGGCGCAGCGAGGTGCCATCCCGTTGTACGTCCGCCTCCCAGTAGCCCACGCCGCGCTCGTCGGCATCCGGCTCGGCCGAGCGGACGATCGCCCGCCCGTTCGCGCTGTCGCACTCGACGACGGTCAGCGGCCCGTCCAGCGCTTGCACCTGCTCGACGATCCGATCCGCCGTATCGCGGACATCGCCGCACGGCTGCTGCGGCCTGACCTGAATGCCGCGAACGCCCACCGCGTAGCGCTCGCTCTGCTCGACATCGACGCTGACTGTTACGTCGCCGCCGTCAACCGTGACCACTCCCTCGCCCCGATCGATGTGTTGGCGCAGCCGGTCTGCGACATCTTTGGCTATCGAGTTTGTGCTACTCATCGCAGCCTCCTGCTTGTGTTCCGTCGGGCCGGGCGGGCGCCCTCTGGGCGAAAGAACAAAGAACAACCGGAGAACCAAGAACCGGCGCCCCCTGGGCACACTAAGAACCAACCGGAAACTCGGCACTCGAATCTCAGCACTCGAAACGTAGAACCAAGAACATCGACTGTTCCCCGAACAGGCTCCTTGATTTTATGCTAGATACTATAGCATCGGCTATGCCAGCTACGCCAACGCAGGCCCGCCGCCCCGTCAGTCGATGCGACGCTCGCCATAATCGCGACCATCGAAGGTCAGCAGGCGCTTCTTTTCATCGACCACTGTTTCGAGATGCACCGGTCGCGTCCAGATTTTGTGCAGATTACGCAGCGTGTCGCGCGCGTAGTCGATGCGCAGATCGACGCCCTCGTGCCGGTGACGCAGGTAAAGCTCGCCGCGATTGCCGTAGTTGCCATCCTCGACGTAGATGAAGGGCTGCCCGAAGTTGGTCATTCGGAACAGCAGCTTTTGCTTGATCTCCTGAAATTCCCGGCTGGCAATCTCGTACAGGTCCGTATCGCGATTGTAGCGGAAGGTGAAGAGCTTCTGCTCCAGCGCAAATTCGGGCGTTAAGAACTCGTCGATGAAGGTAATATCGTTGTGGAACTTGCGCACCTCGAAGAGCTTCTGGCGGCCTAGCCCGGCCTTCCGGTCCCAGGCGCGCTTGACGGCAAAGTCCTCGCACTCGTCGTACTCTTTGCCGAACTTGCCCCGGTTCCAGCGGTCCTCGACATCGCGCAGCAGCTCCAGGCCCAGCTTGTACGGATTCAGCCGCCCCGGACTGGTCGCCACGACGCCGGAGTGATGCTCGGCAAAATCCACGATCTCCGAGGCGCGCGCGGCC encodes:
- a CDS encoding SpoVR family protein, with amino-acid sequence MANHAVRIQKLIDRHGYEPVEDFIDTCLSLENLIDYHAPYIRRPEAQTFVPVTEDDRVDTTPEGLPVARHYMKEYINPPEFIQEQRDRQDADRNRSRRFPENPQKDVLLFLLNYAPLERWQHTVLEIVRDEMYYFAPQAMTKVINEGWASFWHSQIMTQKAARASEIVDFAEHHSGVVATSPGRLNPYKLGLELLRDVEDRWNRGKFGKEYDECEDFAVKRAWDRKAGLGRQKLFEVRKFHNDITFIDEFLTPEFALEQKLFTFRYNRDTDLYEIASREFQEIKQKLLFRMTNFGQPFIYVEDGNYGNRGELYLRHRHEGVDLRIDYARDTLRNLHKIWTRPVHLETVVDEKKRLLTFDGRDYGERRID